The proteins below come from a single Blattabacterium cuenoti genomic window:
- a CDS encoding riboflavin synthase, producing the protein MFTGIIECMTKVYKLFYDKKNLYISLYNPFSNKIRINQSICHNGICLTIIDFYKNIYSVMASKETLLCTNLNYLKVNDKVNIERSISLTSRIDGHIVQGHVDTTAKIVEIYNNNGDYLFFFRIKKKLSPNMVKKGSIAINGISLTVNYCENDVFGVTIIPYTYKNTNMHCLKNGNIVNIEFDIIGKYISKFLENSYELNI; encoded by the coding sequence ATGTTTACTGGAATAATAGAATGCATGACAAAAGTATATAAATTATTTTATGATAAAAAAAATCTTTATATTAGTTTATATAATCCATTTTCTAATAAAATTAGGATTAATCAGAGTATTTGTCATAATGGAATATGTTTAACAATTATAGATTTTTATAAAAATATTTATTCGGTAATGGCATCTAAAGAAACTTTATTATGTACCAATTTGAATTACTTAAAAGTAAATGATAAAGTTAATATAGAAAGAAGTATTTCATTAACTAGTAGAATAGATGGGCATATAGTTCAAGGTCATGTAGATACTACAGCAAAAATAGTAGAAATTTATAATAATAATGGAGATTATTTATTTTTTTTTAGAATTAAAAAAAAATTATCACCAAATATGGTTAAAAAAGGATCTATAGCAATAAACGGAATAAGTTTAACCGTAAATTATTGTGAAAATGATGTTTTTGGTGTTACTATTATTCCTTACACTTATAAAAATACTAATATGCATTGTTTAAAAAATGGAAATATTGTCAATATAGAATTTGATATTATTGGAAAATATATTAGTAAATTTTTAGAAAATAGTTATGAATTAAATATATAA
- a CDS encoding FoF1 ATP synthase subunit delta/epsilon, translating into MKLTILNFKKILYKGYIVSLIAPGFNGYFQILKNHTLFISILKNGYIKYHNQKKEFKIKIDKGLLKVEKNFIIILL; encoded by the coding sequence ATGAAATTAACTATTTTAAATTTTAAAAAAATATTATACAAAGGATATATTGTTTCTTTAATTGCTCCAGGTTTTAATGGATATTTTCAAATATTAAAAAATCATACTTTATTTATATCCATTTTAAAAAATGGATATATAAAATATCACAATCAAAAAAAAGAATTTAAAATAAAAATAGACAAAGGTTTATTGAAAGTAGAAAAAAATTTTATTATTATTCTTTTATAA
- the atpD gene encoding F0F1 ATP synthase subunit beta, protein MQKIINNKGIITKIIGPVIDVSFDENDKIPNIYDALEVNLSSDRKITLEIQQHIGNKKVRCLSMEETDGLRRGQEVNVLNTPISVPIGESINGRIFNVLGKCIDGLGDITFSKRKSIYNKPPLLENLSTNTEILYTGIKVIDLIEPYPKGGKIGLFGGAGVGKTVLIQELINNVAKGYGGKSVFAGVGERSREGNDLLREMLESGIIKYGDDFIESMKKGYWDLSKVDKEVLKKSKATFVFGQMNESPGARARVALSGLTLAEYYRDQSIKDRKGKDILFFIDNIFRFTQAGSEISTLLGRIPSSVGYQPTLSSEMGAMQERITSTKNGSITSVQAIYVPADDLTDPAPAITFSHLDATTVLSRKISSLGIYPSVDPLDSTSSILSPDIVGKNHYNCAQRVKKILQKYESLQDIIAILGIEELSEEDKLIVSRARKVQRFLSQPFHVAKQFTGINGEFVKIEDTIKGFNMIMNGELDNIPEISFNLKGTIDQVLKLK, encoded by the coding sequence ATGCAAAAAATAATAAATAATAAAGGAATAATTACTAAAATCATAGGTCCAGTAATAGATGTTTCTTTTGATGAAAATGATAAAATTCCGAATATTTATGATGCATTAGAAGTAAACTTATCTTCCGATAGAAAAATAACATTAGAAATTCAACAACATATAGGAAATAAAAAAGTTAGATGTTTATCTATGGAAGAAACAGATGGATTAAGAAGAGGACAAGAAGTAAATGTATTAAATACACCAATTAGCGTTCCTATTGGAGAATCTATTAATGGAAGAATTTTTAATGTATTAGGAAAATGTATCGATGGATTGGGGGATATAACCTTTTCAAAAAGAAAATCTATCTATAATAAACCTCCATTATTAGAAAATTTATCTACCAATACAGAAATATTATATACAGGAATTAAAGTAATTGATTTAATAGAACCTTATCCTAAAGGAGGAAAAATTGGATTATTTGGTGGTGCAGGAGTAGGTAAAACGGTATTAATACAAGAATTAATAAATAATGTAGCAAAAGGATATGGAGGAAAATCAGTATTTGCTGGAGTTGGAGAAAGATCTAGAGAAGGAAATGATTTATTAAGAGAAATGTTAGAATCAGGAATTATCAAATATGGAGATGATTTTATTGAATCTATGAAAAAAGGTTATTGGGATTTATCTAAAGTTGATAAAGAAGTTTTAAAAAAATCTAAAGCTACTTTTGTTTTTGGACAAATGAATGAATCACCTGGTGCTAGAGCTAGAGTAGCTTTATCGGGATTAACATTAGCGGAATATTATAGAGATCAATCTATAAAAGATAGAAAAGGAAAAGATATTCTATTTTTTATAGATAATATTTTTAGATTTACTCAAGCTGGATCAGAAATTTCAACTTTATTAGGAAGAATTCCATCGTCTGTGGGATATCAACCGACTTTATCATCTGAAATGGGGGCAATGCAAGAAAGAATTACTTCTACTAAAAATGGATCTATTACTTCTGTTCAAGCTATTTATGTTCCAGCAGATGATTTAACTGATCCTGCACCAGCAATAACTTTTTCTCATTTAGATGCAACAACCGTTTTATCAAGAAAAATTTCATCTTTAGGAATTTATCCATCAGTAGATCCATTAGATTCTACTTCTAGTATTTTATCTCCAGACATAGTTGGTAAAAATCATTATAATTGTGCACAAAGAGTAAAAAAAATATTACAAAAATATGAATCTTTACAAGATATTATTGCTATTCTAGGAATAGAAGAATTAAGTGAAGAAGACAAATTAATAGTTTCTAGAGCAAGAAAAGTTCAAAGATTTTTGTCTCAACCTTTTCATGTAGCTAAACAATTTACTGGAATAAATGGAGAATTTGTAAAAATTGAAGATACAATTAAAGGATTTAATATGATTATGAATGGAGAATTAGATAATATACCTGAGATATCTTTTAATTTAAAAGGGACCATTGATCAAGTATTAAAATTAAAATAA
- a CDS encoding bifunctional riboflavin kinase/FAD synthetase — translation MKIYSFIDEFHCLHPCVFTIGIFDGVHMGHQKIIKNLISESEKKYCSVLLTFVPHPKEILNPYKKFYYLNTLYERIKNIQKLGLNHLIIHPFTEKFSKLSIKDFFKKIFHSNIYIKKIIIGYDFHIGKNKYSSLNTLRYLSKIYGIKILQILPYQLDNQIISSTKIRNSLILGDLNWANKALGYYYTLSGNIIKGRGIGKFINFPTSNIKINTNKLIPKKGVYAVKIRYNNTIYNGMLNIGINPTINHNKKIKIETNIFNFHKNIYGEKIDIFIIKMIREEKKFRSIKELKNQIIKDEIYIKNFFIVKKLNNNNFK, via the coding sequence TTGAAAATCTATTCATTCATTGATGAATTTCATTGTTTACATCCATGTGTTTTTACTATTGGAATTTTTGATGGAGTTCATATGGGACATCAAAAAATAATAAAAAATTTGATTTCTGAATCAGAAAAAAAATATTGTTCTGTATTATTAACTTTTGTTCCACATCCAAAAGAAATATTAAATCCATATAAAAAATTTTACTATTTAAACACACTTTATGAAAGAATAAAAAATATCCAAAAATTGGGATTAAATCATTTAATTATTCATCCATTTACTGAAAAATTTTCTAAATTAAGTATCAAAGATTTTTTTAAAAAAATTTTTCATTCTAATATTTACATAAAGAAAATTATTATAGGATATGATTTTCATATAGGAAAAAATAAATATAGCTCTCTTAATACACTAAGATATTTATCCAAAATCTACGGAATTAAAATTTTACAGATTTTACCTTATCAATTAGATAATCAAATTATAAGTTCTACTAAAATTCGAAATTCATTAATTTTAGGAGATTTAAATTGGGCAAATAAAGCTTTAGGATATTATTATACATTATCCGGAAATATTATAAAAGGTAGAGGAATAGGAAAATTTATTAATTTTCCTACATCTAATATAAAAATTAATACAAATAAATTAATTCCAAAAAAAGGAGTTTATGCAGTAAAAATTCGTTATAATAATACTATTTATAATGGAATGTTAAATATTGGAATTAATCCAACTATTAACCATAATAAAAAAATTAAAATAGAAACAAATATATTTAATTTTCATAAAAATATTTATGGAGAAAAAATTGATATTTTCATCATAAAAATGATCCGTGAAGAAAAAAAATTTAGATCCATTAAAGAATTAAAAAATCAAATTATTAAAGATGAAATTTATATAAAAAATTTTTTTATTGTCAAAAAATTAAATAATAATAATTTTAAATGA
- a CDS encoding PD-(D/E)XK nuclease family protein, with translation MKKILEKIFFLKKKILVSKDDTTIRIIREKYNWNKNILNNINFLTIKKLIDTISGLKRINKCETLLSFFSILEKKDFLEEELNLNNFIQNIFKILNDFQDIDYNLINSKHFFEYLISEERILKWNFNLSNNKKFFLWKKIHLYYDKFRFFLLQQRIAYNGLLLRECLFKINSNNYKKIIFIIPKNCYLNQWEKFFLEKIISNKKGIIYELFSNRILVNYETSIFNKRKINNFNKLKIINVTREIEQIIFIKNLIKKKIQKKNNTKINKIALILGDENLLISIVNSFIRNLNINISFNINYPLKIIPIHYTFVSIFKLLLNKSLKKSFQKNDIINFLTNGYIKKFFLKKKKLSNFIEKINNTKSNSISNRIINNFLLNNNVEIIFQIQLDNTKKIIKSLISFIRKLKFFLIKNLKDNLLEFLFIHKIEFYIQKIKILIRKKKYPFSMGIINVYHLYNQFINTENIQYTTKKFYKNSKKLLLITDFPYFNNEKFDLSIITSCNSGMIPKKNNIDNFTLISNDIRNRFNINSTNYEYNFRIFLNIYKFSKKTYILYKDNPDDINSGEKSSFINHIMINNPKINIAKKKFSLYPYKKKTRKAIVIKKNHLLIEKLNEISKKGLSPSSINLYNYNPILFYYKKILGINVLESNSYKIQLGKIIHQILENLYENNIKNFLTVHRINEMKKIIKPTISKFLNINDTILSFFLTKNYIKNFLLWDEKLVKQGEKIFIKKIEYKISTLLSINNSKKVVLQGIIDRIDEHDGITKIIDYKIGISKFRKINISINNIKNIFENPYYKNVMQLLFYIYLWYQSNIENQKYPVKIGIISINKKNKSNFIEEIPIIFFNKKTYITYQKYIKFFLPFLIKRISEILNPKNPIIEKI, from the coding sequence ATGAAAAAAATACTAGAAAAAATTTTTTTTTTAAAAAAAAAAATTTTAGTTTCAAAAGACGATACTACCATTAGAATTATTCGTGAAAAATATAATTGGAATAAAAATATATTGAATAATATTAATTTTTTGACAATAAAAAAATTAATTGATACTATTTCTGGATTAAAAAGGATAAATAAATGCGAAACATTATTATCTTTTTTTTCTATTTTAGAAAAAAAAGATTTTCTAGAAGAAGAACTTAATCTTAATAATTTTATTCAAAATATATTTAAAATATTAAATGATTTTCAAGATATTGATTACAATTTAATCAATAGTAAACATTTTTTTGAATATCTTATTTCGGAAGAAAGAATATTAAAATGGAATTTTAATCTATCCAATAATAAAAAATTTTTTTTATGGAAAAAAATTCATTTATACTATGATAAATTTAGATTTTTTTTATTACAACAAAGAATAGCATATAATGGATTATTATTAAGAGAATGTTTATTTAAAATAAATTCAAATAATTATAAAAAAATAATATTTATAATTCCGAAAAATTGTTATTTAAATCAATGGGAAAAATTTTTTTTAGAAAAAATTATTTCTAATAAAAAGGGAATAATTTATGAATTATTTTCTAATCGAATATTGGTAAACTATGAAACTTCTATTTTTAATAAAAGAAAAATAAATAATTTTAATAAATTAAAAATAATAAATGTCACAAGAGAAATAGAACAAATAATTTTCATAAAAAATCTAATAAAAAAAAAAATCCAAAAAAAAAACAATACAAAAATTAATAAAATAGCATTAATATTGGGAGATGAGAATCTGCTAATTTCCATTGTTAATTCTTTTATAAGAAATTTAAATATTAATATATCATTCAACATTAATTATCCTTTAAAAATTATTCCTATTCATTATACTTTTGTTTCCATATTTAAATTATTATTAAATAAATCATTAAAAAAAAGTTTTCAAAAAAATGATATTATAAATTTTTTAACAAATGGATATATAAAAAAGTTTTTTCTAAAAAAAAAAAAATTATCAAATTTTATAGAAAAAATAAACAACACAAAATCCAATTCTATTTCAAATAGAATCATTAATAATTTTTTATTAAATAATAATGTAGAAATTATATTTCAAATACAATTAGATAATACAAAAAAAATTATAAAAAGTTTAATTAGTTTTATTAGAAAATTAAAGTTTTTTTTGATAAAAAATTTAAAAGATAATTTACTAGAATTTCTATTTATTCATAAAATAGAATTTTACATACAAAAAATAAAAATATTAATTAGAAAAAAAAAATATCCATTTTCTATGGGAATAATAAATGTATATCATTTATATAATCAATTTATTAATACAGAAAATATTCAATATACTACCAAAAAATTTTATAAAAATTCAAAAAAATTATTACTAATAACTGATTTTCCATATTTCAATAATGAAAAATTTGATTTATCTATTATCACCTCTTGTAATAGTGGTATGATTCCAAAAAAAAATAATATTGATAATTTTACTTTAATATCTAACGATATAAGAAATAGATTTAATATTAATTCTACTAATTATGAATATAATTTTAGAATTTTTTTAAACATATATAAATTTTCCAAAAAAACTTATATTTTATATAAAGATAATCCAGATGATATAAATTCTGGAGAAAAAAGTTCTTTTATTAATCATATAATGATAAATAATCCAAAAATTAATATAGCTAAAAAAAAATTTTCATTATATCCTTATAAAAAAAAAACTAGAAAGGCTATTGTAATAAAAAAAAACCATTTACTTATTGAAAAATTAAATGAAATTAGTAAAAAAGGGTTATCTCCTTCTTCTATAAATTTATATAACTATAATCCTATTTTATTCTATTATAAAAAAATACTTGGAATAAATGTATTAGAATCTAATTCATATAAAATACAATTAGGAAAAATTATTCATCAAATATTAGAAAATTTATATGAAAATAATATAAAAAATTTTTTAACCGTTCATAGAATAAATGAAATGAAAAAAATTATTAAACCTACTATTTCAAAATTTTTAAATATAAACGATACTATTTTATCATTTTTTTTAACTAAAAATTATATAAAAAATTTTCTTTTGTGGGACGAAAAATTAGTAAAACAAGGAGAAAAAATTTTTATCAAAAAAATAGAATATAAGATATCTACTTTATTAAGTATTAATAATTCAAAAAAAGTGGTATTACAGGGAATTATAGATCGTATCGATGAACATGATGGAATTACTAAAATTATTGATTATAAAATAGGTATATCAAAATTTAGAAAAATAAATATATCAATAAATAATATTAAAAATATTTTTGAAAATCCGTATTATAAAAATGTTATGCAATTACTTTTTTACATATACTTATGGTATCAATCGAACATAGAAAATCAAAAATATCCAGTTAAAATAGGAATTATTTCAATTAATAAAAAAAACAAATCAAATTTTATAGAAGAAATTCCAATTATTTTTTTTAACAAAAAAACATATATAACTTATCAAAAGTATATAAAATTTTTTTTACCTTTTCTCATAAAAAGAATATCAGAAATATTAAATCCTAAAAATCCAATTATAGAAAAAATTTAA
- the leuB gene encoding 3-isopropylmalate dehydrogenase has product MKKYISIIEGDGIGPEIMKQTLKVLNAITKKYNHEFHYNFLFAGGVAIEKYNVPITENTIKNCIESDSVLFSCVGDPKYDCNKIGFRPEDGILKLRKSMRLYCNIRPILFFPGINISPIKQEIINKADFIIYRELTGGIYFGKKGRSKNLRKAYDYCVYSKKEIIRIAKVAFDASLLRKKKVTLVDKANVLETSKLWRETVKEVSLDYPKVKLDYLYIDNAAIQIIKNPNNFDIILTDNMFGDILSDESSVISGSLGLLPSASIGDNKKYLFEPVHGSYPIAKGKNIANPIGCILSAAMMLDYFGMLKEKILLEKAVKMSILNKISTEDINTDNPSGTEEVGNYIEKYIFNY; this is encoded by the coding sequence ATGAAAAAATATATTTCTATTATAGAAGGTGATGGTATAGGTCCTGAAATAATGAAACAAACATTAAAAGTTTTAAATGCTATTACAAAAAAATATAATCATGAATTTCATTATAATTTTTTATTTGCAGGTGGAGTTGCCATAGAAAAATATAATGTTCCAATTACAGAAAATACTATAAAAAATTGTATTGAATCAGATTCTGTTTTATTTTCTTGTGTAGGTGATCCTAAATACGATTGTAATAAAATAGGTTTTAGACCAGAAGATGGAATTCTAAAATTAAGAAAAAGTATGAGGTTGTATTGCAATATACGTCCTATATTATTTTTTCCTGGTATAAATATATCTCCTATAAAACAAGAAATTATAAATAAAGCTGATTTTATTATATATAGAGAATTAACTGGTGGAATTTATTTTGGAAAAAAAGGTCGATCTAAAAATCTTAGGAAAGCTTATGATTATTGTGTTTATTCTAAAAAAGAAATTATAAGAATTGCAAAAGTTGCTTTTGATGCATCTCTTTTAAGAAAAAAAAAAGTTACTTTAGTAGATAAGGCTAATGTTTTGGAAACATCAAAATTATGGAGAGAAACTGTTAAAGAAGTTAGTTTAGATTATCCAAAAGTAAAATTAGATTATTTATATATAGATAATGCTGCTATACAGATAATTAAAAATCCTAATAATTTTGATATTATATTAACTGATAATATGTTTGGAGATATTTTATCAGACGAGTCTAGTGTTATAAGTGGATCTTTAGGATTATTGCCTTCTGCATCTATAGGAGACAATAAAAAATATTTATTTGAACCAGTACATGGTTCTTATCCAATAGCAAAGGGTAAAAATATAGCAAATCCTATAGGATGTATACTTTCAGCTGCTATGATGTTAGATTATTTTGGAATGTTAAAAGAAAAAATTTTATTAGAAAAAGCCGTAAAAATGTCTATCTTAAATAAGATTTCTACAGAAGATATTAATACTGATAATCCTTCAGGAACTGAAGAAGTAGGAAATTATATAGAAAAATATATTTTTAATTATTAA
- the leuD gene encoding 3-isopropylmalate dehydratase small subunit yields the protein MEKFNTVISTAVPILEENIDTDQIIPSRFLKISNRKEYGKNLFIDWKKKDKNFILNNSKFSGKILLLGKNFGCGSSREHAAWAIFDYGFRVLISSSFADIFKENAFNNGLLIIELCQNFLKKLFFLVKNNSKTKIKIDLINQKVFILKTKEEEKFYIHPYRKKCFINGYDDIDFLLSLKKDIEFFEKNRIFNL from the coding sequence ATGGAAAAATTTAATACTGTAATTAGTACAGCAGTTCCTATTTTAGAAGAAAATATAGATACAGATCAAATTATTCCATCTCGTTTTTTAAAAATTTCTAATAGAAAAGAATATGGTAAAAATCTTTTTATAGATTGGAAAAAAAAGGATAAAAATTTCATTTTAAATAATTCTAAATTTTCTGGAAAAATTCTTTTATTAGGAAAAAATTTTGGATGTGGATCTAGTAGGGAGCATGCTGCATGGGCAATTTTTGATTATGGTTTTAGAGTATTAATATCTAGTTCTTTTGCAGATATTTTTAAAGAAAATGCATTTAATAATGGATTATTAATTATAGAATTATGTCAAAATTTTTTAAAAAAATTATTTTTCTTAGTAAAGAATAATTCAAAAACTAAAATTAAAATAGATCTAATTAATCAAAAAGTTTTTATATTAAAAACTAAAGAAGAAGAAAAATTTTATATTCATCCATATAGAAAAAAATGTTTTATAAATGGTTATGACGATATAGATTTTTTATTATCCTTAAAAAAGGACATAGAATTTTTTGAAAAAAATAGAATTTTTAATTTATAA
- the leuC gene encoding 3-isopropylmalate dehydratase large subunit: MLKINKSKSLFDKIWDSHLVKKLDNNIDIIYIDRHYIHEVTSPQSFSELEKRNISIFRPEKIVATVDHNIPTINQHFPISDPLSRKQVELLKKNCIKFKISKFYGIGDKNNGIVHVIGPELGYTLPGMTIVCGDSHTSTHGAFGSVAFGIGSSQISMVMASQCLLLSKPKQMRIHLDRNFKYGSLKKEVSPKDVILYIISKLGVNIGVGYFIEYTGSVFRKMSMEGRMTICNMSIEMGAKGGLISPDNTTLEYINKSKYGKQLIKKNKNIIQYWKSLKTDSNKKFDKEFELNFDKIEPMISYGTNPGMSIKINDSIPINSNLVTTQENWKKSIKYMGFNPGQFLIGLIINYVFIGSCTNSRIEDLRIVASIIKGKKKAAHTKVMIVPGSNIVLEKARNEGLDIIFKESEFDFRQPGCSACLGMNDDKIPSGEYCVSTSNRNFEGRQGPGSRTLLVSPLTAAIIGIEGKIVNVNKYINKYGKI, from the coding sequence ATGTTAAAAATAAATAAATCAAAATCATTATTTGATAAAATTTGGGATTCTCATCTAGTAAAAAAATTAGATAATAATATAGATATTATCTATATTGATAGACATTATATTCATGAAGTAACTAGTCCTCAATCTTTTTCAGAATTAGAAAAAAGGAATATTTCTATATTTAGACCGGAAAAAATAGTAGCTACAGTTGATCATAATATTCCTACAATTAATCAACATTTTCCTATTTCTGATCCTTTATCTAGAAAACAAGTGGAACTTTTAAAAAAAAATTGTATAAAATTTAAAATATCAAAATTTTATGGAATAGGTGATAAAAATAATGGAATAGTTCATGTTATTGGTCCAGAATTGGGGTATACATTACCAGGAATGACCATTGTTTGTGGAGATAGTCATACTTCTACTCATGGTGCATTTGGTAGTGTAGCTTTTGGAATTGGTAGCAGTCAAATATCCATGGTAATGGCTAGCCAATGCTTATTATTGTCTAAACCAAAACAAATGAGAATTCATTTAGATAGAAATTTTAAATATGGATCTTTAAAAAAAGAAGTATCACCAAAAGATGTTATTTTATATATTATATCAAAATTAGGGGTGAATATAGGAGTCGGATATTTTATAGAGTATACTGGATCAGTATTTAGAAAAATGAGTATGGAAGGAAGAATGACCATTTGTAATATGAGTATTGAAATGGGAGCAAAAGGTGGATTAATATCACCGGATAATACCACTTTAGAATATATTAATAAAAGTAAATATGGGAAACAATTAATCAAAAAAAATAAAAATATTATTCAATATTGGAAATCTTTAAAAACAGATTCTAATAAAAAATTTGATAAAGAATTTGAATTAAATTTTGATAAAATTGAACCTATGATTTCTTATGGAACTAATCCAGGTATGTCTATAAAAATCAATGATTCAATTCCTATAAATTCAAATTTAGTTACTACTCAAGAAAATTGGAAAAAGTCTATTAAATATATGGGTTTTAATCCAGGACAATTTTTAATAGGATTAATTATTAATTATGTTTTTATAGGAAGTTGTACCAATTCTAGAATAGAAGACTTGAGAATAGTTGCATCTATCATCAAAGGTAAAAAAAAAGCTGCTCATACTAAAGTTATGATAGTTCCTGGATCTAATATAGTACTTGAAAAAGCTAGAAATGAAGGATTAGATATTATATTTAAAGAATCAGAATTTGATTTTCGTCAACCAGGATGTTCAGCTTGTTTAGGGATGAATGATGATAAAATTCCATCAGGAGAATATTGTGTTTCCACATCTAATAGAAATTTTGAGGGGAGACAAGGCCCAGGATCACGTACATTATTAGTTAGTCCTTTAACAGCAGCTATTATAGGAATTGAAGGAAAAATAGTAAATGTTAATAAATATATAAATAAATATGGAAAAATTTAA
- a CDS encoding 2-isopropylmalate synthase — MKKKRKINVFDTSLRDGEQVPGCKLNTNQKVEIAKKLEDLGVDVIEAGFPISSPGDFKSVQEISKSVSKTIVCALSRAVEKDIEVAGKSLKFAKNPRIHTGIGTSNWHILYKFNSTPEKIIDIAIKSVKLAKRFVEDVEFYAEDAGRTDNYFLAKVCENVIKYGATVINIPDTTGFCLPDEYGRKIRFLKENVNGIHKVSLSTHCHNDLGLATANSLYGIINGAKQVECTINGIGERAGNTSLEEIVMIFKQKKYLNLYTNVNTKLISPISNLVSKHTGMMVPANKAIVGFNAFSHSSGIHQDGIIKKKETYESINPKDVGINNSSIILTARSGRAALNYRYKKMGYNLTKNSLDLVYSIFLKHADKKKEIKNEELKIILKKANLN; from the coding sequence ATGAAAAAAAAAAGAAAAATTAATGTTTTTGATACCTCGTTAAGAGATGGGGAACAAGTTCCTGGATGTAAATTAAATACTAATCAGAAAGTAGAAATAGCAAAAAAATTAGAAGATTTAGGTGTTGATGTAATAGAAGCTGGATTTCCTATTTCTAGTCCTGGTGATTTTAAATCTGTTCAAGAAATATCTAAATCTGTTTCAAAAACAATAGTTTGTGCATTATCTAGAGCGGTAGAAAAAGATATAGAAGTCGCTGGCAAATCTTTAAAATTTGCTAAAAATCCTAGGATTCATACTGGAATAGGAACTTCTAATTGGCATATTCTTTATAAGTTTAATAGTACTCCTGAAAAAATAATAGATATAGCGATAAAATCGGTAAAACTTGCAAAAAGATTTGTAGAAGATGTAGAATTTTATGCAGAAGATGCAGGACGGACTGATAATTATTTTTTAGCAAAAGTTTGCGAAAATGTAATTAAATATGGTGCTACAGTAATCAATATACCTGATACTACTGGTTTTTGTTTACCTGATGAATATGGAAGAAAAATACGTTTTTTAAAAGAAAATGTAAATGGAATTCATAAAGTTTCACTATCTACTCATTGTCATAATGATTTAGGGTTGGCCACTGCTAATTCTTTATATGGAATTATTAATGGTGCTAAACAAGTAGAATGTACTATTAATGGAATTGGAGAAAGAGCTGGAAATACTTCGTTAGAAGAGATAGTTATGATTTTTAAGCAAAAAAAATATTTAAATTTATACACTAATGTCAATACTAAACTTATCTCACCGATAAGTAATTTAGTATCTAAACATACAGGAATGATGGTGCCAGCAAATAAAGCTATAGTTGGATTTAATGCTTTTTCTCATTCATCAGGAATTCATCAGGATGGAATTATAAAGAAAAAAGAAACATACGAAAGTATTAATCCAAAAGATGTTGGAATTAATAATTCATCTATTATATTAACGGCTAGAAGTGGAAGAGCAGCTTTAAATTATCGTTATAAAAAAATGGGATATAATCTAACTAAAAATTCTTTAGATTTAGTATATTCTATTTTTTTGAAACATGCAGATAAAAAGAAAGAAATAAAAAATGAAGAATTAAAAATAATTTTGAAAAAAGCAAATTTAAATTAG